Part of the Brevibacillus brevis genome is shown below.
GAACTGCAGGACGTGAAGAATACGCTGGGACGGATGAGCAACAAGTCGAGCTCTGGGCCGAGGCGCAGCCTGTTTTTTGGGCCGCGTCGCCGTTCGCCTGCACAAAATGAGTTGATGGCAAAGCCGAAGCCGGCGTTCAGTCTGGAAGACCTGCTGCCGCTCTTGCCTCACCTAAGTGACGCGTTTCCGCAGCTGAAGAACCCCAAAGTGGCGGAGTCCATCAAGGTGTTGTCCAATCCGGCAGTGATGGCGATGATTCAGCAGTTTATGGCCAATGGCGGCTTGAGCATGTTGACTGGTAAACAAGTAGAAGAGGTAAATCGTCGGGAGAGACGAGGGTTGTTGTTCCGGTAAGGGACACGAAGAGGCGTTGGCCGACAAACGCCTCTTTCTATTGCAACGAAACCTGTCAATTGGTGATTGAAAATGTCAGACAATTACGTCTATACAAACTATTTGCATTCAGACATAATGATATGCGAATGGAAAAATTCTTTTTACCAGGAGGACAAGCATGCTGAAAAAATCGGTAATTCCTTTCTGTCTCATCGCCAGCCTGACGTTCGGAATGACTGCTTACGCCCAGCCTCATCCATCGGACAGTGCGTTTGACAACAAGATCGTAAAAAGAATTAAGGTCGACAACATTTATAAAACGATCAAGGATTTGTCCGAAGAGCCGAGAGTGGCAGGGACGGCCTCCGAGCGCAATGCGATCAAATACATCGAAAAGAAGTTCCAATCGTACGGGTATGAGACGGAAAAGCAAGCGTTTGATTTTTACAGTTATACGGGACCTACCGATGTAGCTTTCTCTGTCAGCGGGTTTGAAGATACGGATTGGGAGCTTGGCACTTTTACATATGGAGTAAACGGAGACGTAAGCGGAGAGCTGGTGTACGCCGGATTGGGCAGGGAAGAGGACGTGGCCGATCTGGATCTGTCCGGAAAAGTGGCGCTGATCAAGCGCGGCGAAATTCCTTTCTCGGAAAAGGTCAAGAACGCAGCGGAAGCGGGTGCCGAAGCCGTCATCATCTTTAACAATGCCTCCGGGGTGATCAACGGGACGCTCGGAGGGCCGGACGATGGCTATGTTCCTGCCTTGGCGCTGACACGGGAGCAAGGAGAAATGCTCCTGGAGAAGCTGGAGGAAGGCGAAGAGCTGACGGCGTCCGTCACCGTCGAGGGAGCGGAAACGAAGGAAAGCACCTCCTACAACGTGATTGCCACCAAAAAGCCGGATAAGAATAAAGACAACGGGCAAATCGTGATCGTCGGCGCCCATCACGATTCTGTGGAAGGTGCCCCGGGAGCAAACGACGATGCTTCCGGTACGGCTACTACGCTGGAGCTCGCCCGTGTGATGGCAAACATGCCGACGGATACGGAAATTCGCTTCATCACGTTCGGAGCGGAGGAGAACGGACTCTTGGGCTCCTATGCGTACGTAGAAGCGTTGTCTGAGGAAGAAATCGAAAGTACGGTCGGCATGTTCCAGATGGATATGGTGGGCAGCCGCGATGCAGGCAAGCTGATCATGTACACGGTAGACGGCGAGAAAAATGTCGTCACAGACCTTGGAGCGGCAGCGGGTTCGAGATTGTCCGAGACTGTCAATTACGGACAGGAAGGGCGAAGCGACCACGTCCCGTTTGCGGAAGCAGGCATTCCGGCCGCGCTGTTTATCCACGCGCCCGTGGAGCCATGGTACCATTCGCCTGAGGACACGATCGACAAGATCAGCAAGGACAAGCTGCAGGAGGTGGCAGAGATCGTCGGTGCCGCCGTTTACCAAATCGCCCGTCCGGACACACCTGCCCTGGAAAACGCTCACGTCGCACCGAGACCGGTCGACTATGATTTTGAAGAGAGAGAACTGGAATAGAATACGACTTCATGCCTCGGAAAAAGTGCCGGAATTCGGCACTTTTTTTTGTTGGCCGCAAAATAGCAAAAAGGGATGTCGATTTTGGTTCCAAAAGACTACAAACTTTACAGATCAACAAGCGTCTAATAGAATGGTGAACGTTGCACGATAGCTGAAGCCAAGACAACAAAACAGACATCACGGAGGAGGTCAGGATGAAAAGACGATTGTACCTTCTGCTGCTATCTCTGCTGGTCCTGCTGTTCATCCCCGGCTGGGCAGCGGCGGCAAGCAGTGCCAGGGAGGAAAGCGTCAACCTCATGATCGGTGGACAAGCTGTATCCCCTGAGGTGCCGCCAGTGATCAAAAGCGGCCGCACCCTCGTTCCTGTCCGGGTCATAGCGGAAGGGCTCGGTGCGAATGTAGACTGGAACGAAGCAGCACGAACCGCAACGATTTCGAGGGGAAACCAGCAGCTAACCCTCACGCTTGATTCGAAAAAGGCCGTATTGAACGGCAAGCAGGTAACGCTGGACACCCCGCCCGTCATTTCGAAGCAGCGCATGCTCTTGCCGCTGCGCTTTGTCGGGGAGTCTCTGGGTGTGACCGTGGGGTGGGACAACAGCACCCGGACCGTCATTGCCAACGAAACACCCCAGATCGAGTTGAACGGCAAAAAGCCGGCGCAGACGATCAATGCTTACCGGGTAGCTGACACCATGTACATATCCGCGCAGGCGGTAGCCGATCAGCTTGGGCTGAAGGGGATGCAATGGAAGCGTCCGGAGGCAGGCAAGACGATCGACGACCAGCTCGTGCTCCCGGTGGATCGACTGGAATCGGAGCTTGGGGGCTCCTTTACCTGGAATGAGAAAAAGAATACGCTGGAAATCGAGCGTGTCAACCGCCTGACCGAAGTATCCCAGGAAGGGGATACCGTGCGGATTGATACGTCGCTTCCTGTCCGGGCCGATTCTTTTGTGCTGGATGGTCCGGCGCGAGTCGTACTCGATTTGCCGGGAACGGTTCTGGACGATGACCTGAAAGAGCTCAGCCGCGAGAGTGACGACGGTGTCGTCACCGTCAAGAATGCGGAAGAGGACGCAGTAGATGCAGCGCTGGATGAAGAGGCGGATGAAGATCAAGTGGATGGAGAAGAACCGTCTGACTCTTCGGACGAGCAGGCGGCAGAAGCAGCCCAGCCTGCAGAGAAACCGCTGATCGCCTCTCTGCGTTACAGCCAGTACAGCAGTTCTCCCGATACTGTACGTGTCGTCATTGAGCTGAATAAGAAGAGCCAGTATAATGTGTCCTATACGGATCGCGGCCTGGAAGTCACTTTGAAAGCGAAGCCCCAAAAAACCGGCTTCCTGATCGTAGTGGATGCCGGTCACGGCGGTAAAGACCCGGGTTCATTGGGAGCTGCGGGCAACCACGAAAAAGATTATAATTTGGCGGTAGCGAACAAGGTTGTTGCGCTGCTGAAGCAATACAAGGAATTTCAAGTCGTTCCGGTACGCACAACAGATGTTTTTTACGAACTGTCGGAGCGCGTAGCGATCGCGAATGAAAACAATGCCGATCTGTTCCTGTCGATTCACGCCAATTCCTTTCCGAAGCCGACGGCGGGCGGTACGGAGACGTTCTACTACAATGCCAACAGTAAAACGTTCGCTCAAATCGTCCACAAGCATTTGCAGGGCGCAACCGGCTTTACCGATCGGGGCGTCAAGGCGACAGGCTACTACGTCATCAAGAACACGAAGATGCCGGCCGTTCTCACAGAGACGGGCTTCCTGTCCAATCCGACCGAGAATGCGAAGCTGACGGATCCGGCATTCCAGGACAAGATCGCCAAGGCGCTCGTAGACGCCATTCGCGAATACTATCTGTCGTACCAGTAAGGGAGGCATTCGATGAAACGACGTCACATGATTTGGATGGCAGCACTGGCCGTTCTGCTCGTCGCAGGATGTGGCCAGAAGGCTGCACCGGCACCGCAGCCACCGGCGCAGCAGACTCCGGGATCGAATCCTGCACCTGAGACAACCGAGCCAAAGCTGACCAAGCAAACCATTTCCCTCTATTATTCCGACAACAATCTGATGGAGCTGCAGAAGGAAGAGCAAGAGATTTCCTTTGCGGAGAACATCGAGAAGTACAAAAAAGCGATCGAATTGCTAGGGAAACCGAAAAATCCGGACGAGCATGTCGGGCTCTGGACCGATTTCCACTATCACTCGGTCACCTTTGACAACGGGACCGTGACAATCGACGCCGACAGCAAAAACCAGTACAACATGGGATCGAGCGGCGAAGGAATGGCGCTGGACGCCATCAAGCAAACGCTCTTTCAATTCCCGGAAGTTAAGCAGATCACCTTCCTGGAAGACGGGAAAAAAGTAGAATCGCTGATGGGCCACGTAGATGTGTCGGAACCATTGACGAGAGACAAGTGAGTGCATGAAGCGAAAAAGCGGCAACAGCCTGTTACACA
Proteins encoded:
- a CDS encoding M28 family peptidase, which encodes MLKKSVIPFCLIASLTFGMTAYAQPHPSDSAFDNKIVKRIKVDNIYKTIKDLSEEPRVAGTASERNAIKYIEKKFQSYGYETEKQAFDFYSYTGPTDVAFSVSGFEDTDWELGTFTYGVNGDVSGELVYAGLGREEDVADLDLSGKVALIKRGEIPFSEKVKNAAEAGAEAVIIFNNASGVINGTLGGPDDGYVPALALTREQGEMLLEKLEEGEELTASVTVEGAETKESTSYNVIATKKPDKNKDNGQIVIVGAHHDSVEGAPGANDDASGTATTLELARVMANMPTDTEIRFITFGAEENGLLGSYAYVEALSEEEIESTVGMFQMDMVGSRDAGKLIMYTVDGEKNVVTDLGAAAGSRLSETVNYGQEGRSDHVPFAEAGIPAALFIHAPVEPWYHSPEDTIDKISKDKLQEVAEIVGAAVYQIARPDTPALENAHVAPRPVDYDFEERELE
- a CDS encoding N-acetylmuramoyl-L-alanine amidase family protein, which gives rise to MKRRLYLLLLSLLVLLFIPGWAAAASSAREESVNLMIGGQAVSPEVPPVIKSGRTLVPVRVIAEGLGANVDWNEAARTATISRGNQQLTLTLDSKKAVLNGKQVTLDTPPVISKQRMLLPLRFVGESLGVTVGWDNSTRTVIANETPQIELNGKKPAQTINAYRVADTMYISAQAVADQLGLKGMQWKRPEAGKTIDDQLVLPVDRLESELGGSFTWNEKKNTLEIERVNRLTEVSQEGDTVRIDTSLPVRADSFVLDGPARVVLDLPGTVLDDDLKELSRESDDGVVTVKNAEEDAVDAALDEEADEDQVDGEEPSDSSDEQAAEAAQPAEKPLIASLRYSQYSSSPDTVRVVIELNKKSQYNVSYTDRGLEVTLKAKPQKTGFLIVVDAGHGGKDPGSLGAAGNHEKDYNLAVANKVVALLKQYKEFQVVPVRTTDVFYELSERVAIANENNADLFLSIHANSFPKPTAGGTETFYYNANSKTFAQIVHKHLQGATGFTDRGVKATGYYVIKNTKMPAVLTETGFLSNPTENAKLTDPAFQDKIAKALVDAIREYYLSYQ
- a CDS encoding GerMN domain-containing protein; translation: MKRRHMIWMAALAVLLVAGCGQKAAPAPQPPAQQTPGSNPAPETTEPKLTKQTISLYYSDNNLMELQKEEQEISFAENIEKYKKAIELLGKPKNPDEHVGLWTDFHYHSVTFDNGTVTIDADSKNQYNMGSSGEGMALDAIKQTLFQFPEVKQITFLEDGKKVESLMGHVDVSEPLTRDK